CCCTGGCCCCCGCCCTTGCCGGTCCTTTTTGGGGACCCCTTTGATGCCCCCGTCGCCCAAGGGGCCCCCGCCGACATAGCCGCAGGCGAAGCGGCGGATAAGCGGAATGTCCATGCCGCCGACGAAGCTGATGGTGCCGGTCTTCGAGGCCTTGGCGGCGAGCACGCCGACCAGGAACGAGCCTTCATGCTCGTTGAAGACGATGGACTGCACGTTCGGCACGTCCACCACGCTGTCGATGATGGCGAAGCTGAGATCCGGAAATTCTTTCGCGACCTTCTCGATCGCCGGGCCTTGGGCGAAGCCGACGCCGAGGATCGGATTGGCGCCCTTGCGCGCCATGCGGCGGATCGCCTGTTCGCGCTGGGTCTCGTTGGTGACCTCGAACTCGAGATAGCTGGTGCCGGTTTCCTTCTTGAAGCGCTCTGCCCCTTCGTAGACGCCTTCGTTGAAGCTCTTGTCGAACTTGCCGCCCATGTCGAAGACGACGGCCGGCTTGAATTCCGCGGCATCGGCGGCGGCGCCGAGACCGATCGCGGCAATCGCCGCCAGTACCCACTGTTTCATTTTTTGCCATCCCTGTTTATTGAGGTCCGTCGGACCCGTTCACGGACTGCATTCCGCGGAAGCAGTCTAAGAAAGAAAGACAACGGAGTCCTCAGTCTTTTACCAATTGGTCGAAGCGCGCGCCGGTCTCTCGCGTGCCCGCGGCGGAGTACCCGATGAGCGCACCGCGCCTCAAGTCGAAATTGCTGGTTCAGGCCGGTCTCAGGCAGTGCATGGCCATGGGGATCATGGCGACCGTGGTCCGCTCCGGCGATGATGACGCGGGCGCGGTCTATCTCAAGATCAACCGCCTCGGCCCCGGCTTCACAATCCTGGCACTCGCTCGTGAGATAGACGGCAGTCTCGCCTGGCGGTCGCGCACCGGCGACGCGCCGGTCCCGGAACAAGAGGCCGACGCGGTGCTGGAGCGCGAGCGCCGGATCGATCCGGATATCTGGGTTCTGGAGATCGAGGACCGGGAAGGGCGCAATCCGCTCGAAGGCGCGCTGTTCTTCTGACGCCGACCTTTAAGGCCTGTCCCCCGAACGGTACCCGTTCGGCTCCGGAACGGTCCCCGATATTGCAATTTCGGCGTCCGCCCATACCTCTGGTCGGTCTGAAACTTTGCCGAGAGAGCCCGCCCCGATGGAGATCAACGCCGATTTCTCGCGCTTCGTCGCGACCGACAGCAACCAGTTGCCCTGGGTCCCGTCACCGATGCCCGGGGTTGACCGACGGATGCTGGACCGGATCGGGGAGGAAGTGGCGCGGGCGACGACCATCGTGCGCTACGCGGCGGACAGCGAATTTTCCGCCCACACCCATGGCGGCGGCGAGGAGTTCCTCGTACTCGACGGCACCTTCTCCGACGAACACGGCGATTACGGGCCGGGCATGTATGTCCGCAATCCGGTCGGCTCCAGCCATTCGCCCTTCACCCGTGCCGGCTGCACCATCTTCGTGAAGCTCTGGCAGATGCGGGAGGAGGACCAGGAGTTCGTGCGGGTCGACACGCGCGCGCCGGACGCGCGCTGGGAAGAGGGAGCCGTGGACGGAATCGCCGTGCTGCCGCTGTTCGATGCGGAGGATGAGCATGTGTATCTCACTCGCTACGAGGCGGGTGCGGCGCAACCGCCCTTCGAGATGGCGGGCGGTGGAGAGTTTCTCGTGCTGGAAGGTGCGGTCGAGAGCGGCGGAGTGCGCTACGGGACCGGGAGCTGGCTGCGCTTTCCGAAAGGCGCGCGGGCCGAGTTCGCCGCGCGGGAAAAGGCGCTGGTCTGGACCAAGACCGGCCACTTGGCCGGTCTTGGATCCGGGAAGTGATTATTCGGCGTCGGCTGCGACCTGGACCTTGACCATCTTGTCCGGGTCGACCGGCGGCTCGCCGCGCTTGATCATGTCGACATATTCCATGCCTTCGACGACCTCGCCCCAGACGGTGTACTGACCGTCGAGGAAGCGGGCGTCCTTGAAGCAGATGAAGAACTGGCTGTCGGCGCTGTTCGGATTCTGTGCCCGGGCCGCGCCCACGGTGCCGCGGCGGAACGGGGCGTCGGAGAATTCCGCGTCCAGCTTCTGGCCGGAGCCGCCCATGCCGGAGCCGGTCGGGTCGCCGGTCTGCGCCATGAAGCCGTCGATCACCCGGTGGAAGACGATGCCGTCATAGAAGCCCTCGCGGGCGAGTTCCTTCACCCGCGTGACATGCTTCGGCGCCAGATCCGGCTTCAGTTCGACGACCACGCGGCCGTGGTCGAGGTCGATAAAGAGTTGGTTTTCCTGATCGCTCACGTTTCGATCCTTTTTCTTACTTGTGTTCGGGTCCTAGAGACTTGAGCCGGTTTACTTGACGTCCGCGGCGACGCGCAGCGCGACGATATGATCGGGGTTCGCCGGCGGTTCGCCGCGCTTGATCATGTCGACATATTCCATGCCCTTCGAGACCACGCCCCAGACCGTGTACTGGCCATTGAGGAACTGGCAGTCCTGGAAGCAGATGAACCACTGGCTGTCGGCGCTGTCCGGATTGCGCGCCCGGGCGGCGCCCACGGTGCCGCGGACGAAGGGGGCGTTCGTGAACTCCGCCTTCAGCTTCTGTCCGGAGCCGCCCATGCCGGTGCCGGTCGGATCGCCGGTCTGGGCCATGAAGCCGTCGATCACGCGGTGGAAGATGATGCCGTCATAGAAATTCTTGCGGGCCAGTTCCTTGATCCGCGCGACATGGTTCGGCGCGAGGTCCGGCCGCAGGGTGATTTCCACCCGGCCATATTCGAGATCGAGATAGAGCGTGTTTTCGAGGTCCGCCGCGCGCGCCGGTCCGCCAAAGGCGATCGCGGCAAGCAGCACCAGCAGGACGAAGAGACGTCGGGCCATGCAAGCCTCCGTGGTTGAGCACTCCGGCGCACCATAGACGACCGCGCTCAGCGGGCAAGCGAGAAGAGCCGCGCGGTGTCGATATGCGTTTCCAGATGATCGGCGAGGCGGTCCAGTACACCGTCGATCACGGTCTCGAAGGAGGTCTCAGCAAGGCGCGTCGCGCCGAGTTCCGCGAGGAAGGCCCGGCGGAACCCGTCGGACGCGAACATGCCATGCACGTAGGAACCGGCGATACGGCCGTCCGGGGACGTGGCCCCGTCCTCGTGCGGGCCGCTGCCGTCATCGATGACGGCGAATGGACGGGCTCGGTCGGGACCGTCCGTCCGTCCGATATGGATCTCGTAGCCCGCGATGGCGGCCCCTGCCGAGGTTTCTCCGGAGATCCGGGTCAATGACTTTTCCGGCGTGAGCACAGTCTCGACATCGAGCAGGCCGAGACCGTCCGCAGACCCTGCGGGACCTTCCAGCCCGTCCGGATCGTGCACCCGGCGGCCGAGCATCTGATAGCCGCCGCAGATGCCGAGCGCCCGGCCGCCGCGGCGGACATGGGCCGCGATATCGATATCCCATCCCTGCGCGCGCAGGTCCTGCAGGTCGCCGATGGTCGATTTCGACCCGGGGATCAGGATGAGCGTCGCATCGCCCGGCAGGCATCGCCCGGGCTCGACGATTTCTACCGACACCTCCGGTTCGAGGCGCAGCGGGTCGAGGTCGTCGAAATTGGCGATCCGGGAAAGCCGGGGCACCGCGATCTTTAGCGGTCCGGACCCCTCTCGCGTTGCATGCTCCAGCGCGACGGCGTCCTCGGCCGGGAGCTTCCGCGCCTCCGGGAAATAGGGAACGACGCCGAGCGAGGGCCAGCCGGTATGCTCCGTCACGATCCGGAGCCCCTCGTCGAACAGCGAGACGTCGCCGCGGAACTTGTTGATGAGGAAGGCCGCGATCCGTTCCCGGTCGCGGGGCGGGATGACGTTGTGGGTGCCGACCAGCGAGGCGATGACGCCGCCGCGGTCGATATCGCCGATCAGGACGACCGGACAATCGACGGTCTCGGCGAAGCCCATATTGGCGATGTCGCCGGCGCGCAGATTGACCTCCGCCGGGCTGCCGGCGCCTTCCACCAGGATGAGATCGGCGTCGGCCCTGAGGCGCTCGAAGCTGTCGCGGACCGCGCCCAGGAGCTCGGGCTTCATCGCCTGATAGGCGCGGGCCTTGGCATGTCCGCGGACCTTGCCCTGCACCACAACCTGGGCGCCGAGCTCGGATTCCGGCTTCAACAGCACCGGATTCATGTCTGTATGCGGTTCGATCCCGGCGGCGCGGGCCTGTAGCGCCTGCGCCCGGCCGATCTCCCCGCCATCCACCGTGACGGCGGCATTGTTCGACATGTTTTGCGGCTTGAACGGCCGCACGCGGAGGCCATTCCGAGCGGCGAGGCGGCAGAGCCCGGCGACCAGAACGGATTTCCCGACATCGGAGCCGGTTCCCTGGAACATCAGCGTTTTCGCGGTCATGACCATGGCCTCTTCGCACGCCCCGGCGAGACCCGCCACGCTTTTCGTATTTTGTGCGTTCTGTTTACGAAATGTTCAGGTTTGACGCGTAAAAAGGGTATCAGGCCAGCAAGAATACGCTGGCAAAGTAAAGTTCGAGCCATCCGACTTCGCTCCCTCCCTCTCGGCTCGGACCAGGGCGGCCTCTCGGGGCCGCCCGCTTATTTTGTCCCCTCTGAAAATCGATGAAAACCGGCAGAGTTCCAGGCGTTTTTGCGCCCGCATTGATATAGAACAAATCCGGTCTGAATTTCCGTATTGACAATCAGTCGCAAGAGACTTCATATGCGAATGACTCTCAATTGCGGAATTCGCACGATGTATGTGTGTCTTTGCAACGGCTTTACAAATCGATGTGTGGACCGGGCGATCGATTCGGGCG
The Nisaea sediminum DNA segment above includes these coding regions:
- a CDS encoding BMP family lipoprotein, whose product is MKQWVLAAIAAIGLGAAADAAEFKPAVVFDMGGKFDKSFNEGVYEGAERFKKETGTSYLEFEVTNETQREQAIRRMARKGANPILGVGFAQGPAIEKVAKEFPDLSFAIIDSVVDVPNVQSIVFNEHEGSFLVGVLAAKASKTGTISFVGGMDIPLIRRFACGYVGGGPLGDGGIKGVPKKDRQGRGPG
- a CDS encoding DUF1491 family protein produces the protein MSAPRLKSKLLVQAGLRQCMAMGIMATVVRSGDDDAGAVYLKINRLGPGFTILALAREIDGSLAWRSRTGDAPVPEQEADAVLERERRIDPDIWVLEIEDREGRNPLEGALFF
- a CDS encoding cupin domain-containing protein codes for the protein MEINADFSRFVATDSNQLPWVPSPMPGVDRRMLDRIGEEVARATTIVRYAADSEFSAHTHGGGEEFLVLDGTFSDEHGDYGPGMYVRNPVGSSHSPFTRAGCTIFVKLWQMREEDQEFVRVDTRAPDARWEEGAVDGIAVLPLFDAEDEHVYLTRYEAGAAQPPFEMAGGGEFLVLEGAVESGGVRYGTGSWLRFPKGARAEFAAREKALVWTKTGHLAGLGSGK
- a CDS encoding peptidylprolyl isomerase: MSDQENQLFIDLDHGRVVVELKPDLAPKHVTRVKELAREGFYDGIVFHRVIDGFMAQTGDPTGSGMGGSGQKLDAEFSDAPFRRGTVGAARAQNPNSADSQFFICFKDARFLDGQYTVWGEVVEGMEYVDMIKRGEPPVDPDKMVKVQVAADAE
- a CDS encoding peptidylprolyl isomerase; its protein translation is MARRLFVLLVLLAAIAFGGPARAADLENTLYLDLEYGRVEITLRPDLAPNHVARIKELARKNFYDGIIFHRVIDGFMAQTGDPTGTGMGGSGQKLKAEFTNAPFVRGTVGAARARNPDSADSQWFICFQDCQFLNGQYTVWGVVSKGMEYVDMIKRGEPPANPDHIVALRVAADVK
- a CDS encoding cobyric acid synthase, which translates into the protein MTAKTLMFQGTGSDVGKSVLVAGLCRLAARNGLRVRPFKPQNMSNNAAVTVDGGEIGRAQALQARAAGIEPHTDMNPVLLKPESELGAQVVVQGKVRGHAKARAYQAMKPELLGAVRDSFERLRADADLILVEGAGSPAEVNLRAGDIANMGFAETVDCPVVLIGDIDRGGVIASLVGTHNVIPPRDRERIAAFLINKFRGDVSLFDEGLRIVTEHTGWPSLGVVPYFPEARKLPAEDAVALEHATREGSGPLKIAVPRLSRIANFDDLDPLRLEPEVSVEIVEPGRCLPGDATLILIPGSKSTIGDLQDLRAQGWDIDIAAHVRRGGRALGICGGYQMLGRRVHDPDGLEGPAGSADGLGLLDVETVLTPEKSLTRISGETSAGAAIAGYEIHIGRTDGPDRARPFAVIDDGSGPHEDGATSPDGRIAGSYVHGMFASDGFRRAFLAELGATRLAETSFETVIDGVLDRLADHLETHIDTARLFSLAR